One window of Elaeis guineensis isolate ETL-2024a chromosome 11, EG11, whole genome shotgun sequence genomic DNA carries:
- the LOC105053971 gene encoding kihadalactone A synthase LFS, translated as MSKNLDLPLIDLSSTDRAAAARSIRQACVEYGFFYLINHGIEDGVFRKLFEESKKFFSLPLDEKMKLERNGAHRGYTPMYAETLDPSSKFEGDLKESFYIGPEEGSNLQNNNQWPSEESLPFWRITMESYYEKVLTVGKRLISLIALALNLDDQFFEKIGAFHSPMSFLRLIHYPGELAASDYGNFGASAHSDYGMVTLLVTDGVPGLQICREKDKHSQLWEDVHHVDGAFIVNVGDLLERWTNCLFRSTLHRVLAVGQERYSVAFFCDPHYDCVVECLESCCGETSPPRFPPIRCGDHLEERIRTSYASK; from the exons ATGTCCAAGAACCTGGACCTCCCTCTGATCGACCTCTCCTCTACCGACCGCGCCGCCGCCGCTCGATCGATCCGCCAG GCGTGCGTGGAGTATGGATTCTTCTATCTGATAAATCACGGAATCGAGGATGGTGTTTTTCGGAAGTTGTTTGAAGAGAGCAAGAAGTTTTTCTCGTTGCCTCTAGATGAGAAGATGAAGCTTGAACGCAATGGGGCTCACAGGGGCTATACTCCCATGTATGCCGAGACCCTTGATCCTTCATCCAAATTTGAAG GGGATTTGAAGGAGAGTTTCTACATTGGTCCTGAGGAAGGCAGCAATCTGCAAAACAACAATCAATGGCCTTCAGAAG AAAGTTTGCCATTTTGGAGAATCACAATGGAATCATATTATGAAAAAGTCCT GACGGTTGGCAAAAGATTGATCTCGTTGATTGCTTTGGCTTTGAACCTTGATGATCAGTTCTTCGAGAAAATTGGGGCATTTCATTCCCCAATGTCATTTCTTCGCCTAATACATTATCCAG GTGAATTGGCTGCTTCCGATTATGGTAATTTTGGTGCATCAGCCCATTCTGACTATGGAATGGTTACACTTTTAGTAACTGATGGTGTCCCTGGTCTTCAG ATTTGCAGGGAAAAAGACAAACATTCACAGCTATGGGAGGATGTTCATCATGTTGATGG AGCTTTCATTGTTAATGTTGGGGATCTGTTAGAAAGGTGGACTAACTGTTTGTtcag ATCGACATTGCATAGAGTCCTGGCAGTTGGGCAAGAACGCTACTCT GTTGCCTTCTTTTGTGATCCACATTATGATTGTGTGGTTGAATGCTTGGAAAGTTGTTGCGGTGAGACATCTCCTCCCAG GTTTCCTCCTATCCGTTGCGGTGACCATCTGGAGGAGCGGATAAGAACTTCATACGCTTCTAAATGA
- the LOC105054332 gene encoding receptor kinase-like protein Xa21, whose translation MLLLVACFSVLLVLLARRRRKKTTASTDPPSLNDHRLISHHELIRATDDFSEANLLGRGSFGSVFRGRLDDGLDVAVKVLNLEMEAASRSFDAECRALRVVRHRNLIKIISTCSTLDFKALVLQYMPNGSLERWLYSHNYCLSLLQRINIMLDVASALDYLHHHHPQVVLHCDLKPSNVLLDEDMNAHVGDFGIAKLLLGDSKSMVSASTPGTIGYIAPEYGSTGRVSRSVDVYSYGILLLEIITRKKPTDAMFEGESSLRKWVCEAHPTAVLDIVDNNLLKDEHVDPITRHQCLSASLELGLLLCSKDSPKDRILMKDVLPRLQKIKKNYLSKQPRA comes from the exons ATGCTACTCCTCGTTGCTTGCTTCAGTGTTCTCTTAGTGTTACTAGCTCGTCGAAGGAGGAAAAAGACCACAGCTTCCACCGATCCGCCGAGTCTGAACGACCACAGATTGATTTCACATCATGAGCTCATCCGTGCAACTGACGACTTCAGTGAGGCCAACTTATTAGGAAGAGGGAGCTTTGGCTCAGTATTCAGGGGACGTCTAGACGATGGATTAGATGTTGCAGTAAAAGTATTGAATCTGGAAATGGAAGCGGCTTCGAGGAGCTTTGATGCAGAGTGTCGTGCACTGCGCGTGGTTCGGCACAGGAACCTCATCAAGATCATCAGCACCTGCTCCACCTTGGATTTCAAGGCATTGGTGCTTCAGTACATGCCCAATGGCAGCCTCGAGAGATGGCTGTATTCCCACAATTACTGCTTGAGCCTACTGCAAAGGATAAACATAATGTTGGACGTAGCATCGGCACTGGACTACCTTCACCATCACCATCCTCAAGTCGTGTTGCATTGTGATCTAAAGCCAAGCAATGTGCTATTGGATGAAGACATGAACGCACATGTGGGCGACTTTGGCATTGCCAAATTGTTGCTAGGTGACAGCAAATCCATGGTGTCAGCGAGCACACCAGGCACAATTGGCTACATTGCTCCAG AATATGGATCGACCGGGAGAGTCTCGAGAAGTGTCGATGTCTATAGCTATGGCATTCTGCTGCTAGAGATCATTACAAGGAAGAAGCCAACCGACGCCATGTTTGAAGGGGAATCCAGCTTGAGGAAGTGGGTGTGTGAGGCGCATCCCACTGCGGTGTTGGATATTGTTGACAACAATCTCCTTAAAGATGAGCATGTTGACCCAATCACTAGGCATCAATGCCTCTCAGCTTCCTTGGAACTGGGCTTGCTGTTGTGTTCTAAGGACTCACCCAAGGATAGGATCCTGATGAAAGACGTCCTCCCCAGATTGCAGAAGATCAAGAAGAATTACTTGTCAAAGCAACCTAGAGCCTAA